The following are encoded in a window of Paenibacillus polymyxa genomic DNA:
- the rfbC gene encoding dTDP-4-dehydrorhamnose 3,5-epimerase, translating into MIIKEVLSGAKIIEPVVHGDHRGFFMESYNEQIMKENGIDHAFIQDNQSLSAEAGVIRGLHYQLNPKAQTKLIRVLSGAIYDVILDIRKSSPTFGQWVGVILSEHNRRQLLVPKGFAHGFCTLVPNTQVLYKVDEYYSPENDRGILWNDPALGIDWPTSHAILSEKDQKHPALADADINFD; encoded by the coding sequence ATGATAATAAAGGAAGTACTTTCAGGTGCAAAAATCATTGAACCCGTGGTTCATGGTGATCACCGTGGTTTTTTTATGGAAAGTTACAATGAACAGATCATGAAAGAAAACGGAATAGACCATGCTTTTATTCAAGATAACCAATCCTTGTCTGCAGAAGCCGGTGTGATTCGTGGTTTGCATTATCAGCTTAATCCTAAAGCACAGACCAAACTCATTCGTGTGCTTTCTGGAGCTATCTACGATGTGATTTTGGATATTCGTAAAAGTTCTCCAACATTCGGTCAATGGGTCGGGGTAATCTTGAGTGAACATAATAGACGTCAGCTACTGGTGCCCAAGGGTTTTGCTCATGGGTTCTGTACGCTTGTTCCTAACACTCAAGTGCTGTATAAGGTAGACGAGTATTATTCACCTGAAAATGATCGTGGAATTCTGTGGAATGATCCAGCACTAGGGATTGATTGGCCAACTTCTCATGCTATTCTTTCAGAGAAGGATCAGAAGCATCCGGCACTGGCCGACGCTGACATTAATTTTGATTAG
- the rfbB gene encoding dTDP-glucose 4,6-dehydratase, which translates to MKLLVTGGAGFIGSNFVLYMLKQHPDYEIVNIDALTYAGNLENLKSIENNPKHSFIKADITDAQAIDQLMQQGIDVVVNFAAESHVDRSILEPEVFVKTNVLGTQVLLDAAKKYNVTKFVQVSTDEVYGSLGETGLFTEETPLQPNSPYSASKAGGDLLVRAYHETFGLPVNITRCSNNYGPYQFPEKLIPLMISRALSDQQLPVYGDGLNIRDWLYVEDHCSAIDLVIHQGKLGEVYNIGGNNERTNVHIVKTVLEELGKPESLISYVQDRPGHDRRYGIDPTKTMNELGWKPKHSFETGIKETIRWYLDNEEWWTRIQSGEYQQYYTKQYGSRLGDA; encoded by the coding sequence ATGAAACTTCTTGTCACCGGCGGGGCCGGATTTATAGGCAGTAACTTTGTATTGTATATGTTAAAACAGCATCCAGATTATGAAATTGTAAATATAGATGCTCTTACCTATGCAGGTAACCTGGAAAATTTGAAATCCATTGAAAATAACCCCAAGCATAGCTTCATCAAAGCAGATATTACCGACGCACAAGCGATTGACCAACTGATGCAGCAGGGGATTGATGTGGTGGTTAATTTTGCAGCGGAGTCACATGTGGATCGGAGTATTCTGGAACCGGAAGTGTTTGTGAAAACAAACGTATTGGGTACGCAAGTGCTACTGGACGCGGCCAAGAAATATAACGTGACCAAGTTTGTACAGGTATCAACAGATGAGGTGTATGGATCTTTGGGAGAAACAGGCTTGTTTACGGAGGAAACTCCGTTGCAGCCTAATAGTCCTTATTCTGCATCCAAGGCAGGCGGCGATCTGCTAGTTCGTGCATATCATGAAACCTTCGGTTTACCAGTGAACATCACGCGTTGTTCTAACAACTACGGTCCATATCAGTTTCCTGAAAAATTGATCCCGCTAATGATCTCACGTGCATTGAGCGACCAACAGCTACCTGTATACGGGGATGGCTTGAACATTCGCGACTGGTTGTATGTAGAGGATCATTGCAGCGCAATTGATCTAGTCATTCATCAGGGTAAACTGGGTGAAGTATACAATATCGGGGGAAATAACGAGCGGACAAATGTGCATATCGTCAAAACAGTATTAGAGGAGCTGGGCAAGCCAGAATCTCTGATTTCGTATGTGCAGGATCGTCCAGGTCATGACCGCCGTTACGGCATTGATCCAACGAAGACCATGAATGAGCTGGGCTGGAAGCCAAAGCACTCTTTTGAAACCGGCATTAAAGAAACGATTCGTTGGTATTTAGACAACGAAGAATGGTGGACTCGTATTCAATCTGGTGAATACCAACAATACTATACAAAGCAGTACGGTTCCCGCTTGGGGGATGCGTAA